The following proteins are encoded in a genomic region of Vigna radiata var. radiata cultivar VC1973A unplaced genomic scaffold, Vradiata_ver6 scaffold_7, whole genome shotgun sequence:
- the LOC106753861 gene encoding spermidine hydroxycinnamoyl transferase-like, translating to MVSIQSRYTVFPSDTTPNETLFSLCEQIKLRTHAPLLYVFKPHPHHDASTFLNTLRHSLSQALTIYYPVAGRLRWIQGGRWELHCNAKGAQLLEAICKDVTLDDLDDFVPTHLVSQLIPNIDYDVPIEDTPLLVAQLTRFPCGGVTIGAALCRGAIDGIATMRFMNTWAKLARGENIERAPCHDRNVLNSYKAHSGLHDHSEFHPPPPWLGPLEKDTKVAVAIVKLTGEQVKKLKHKGNSGSSSQRYSTFEVISGHLWRCVSKARYAGKREQPTRLTTLVNCRHRMKPPLPEDYAGNTAFPTMTACSFGEIMERPLSYAVGNVRAAIERVTGEFVESALDYIDKEKDMNLIRYNFHYPAPSVHKGAYKGNPNLFVVSWMNFSFKDADFGWGEPVYFGPGYMDSEGKAFLLNDANGDGIIVAISLQASHMDAFKRFFYRDIEQESLISKL from the coding sequence ATGGTGAGCATTCAATCTCGATACACTGTCTTTCCCTCAGACACCACCCCGAACGAAACACTCTTCTCCCTGTGCGAGCAAATCAAGCTTCGCACTCACGCGCCACTCCTTTACGTGTTCAAGCCACACCCTCATCACGATGCATCAACTTTTCTCAACACTCTTAGGCACTCTCTAAGCCAGGCCTTGACAATCTATTACCCAGTTGCGGGTAGGTTGCGTTGGATCCAAGGGGGGCGATGGGAGCTTCACTGTAACGCCAAGGGTGCCCAACTCTTGGAAGCCATTTGCAAAGATGTCACTTTGGATGATTTGGATGATTTTGTGCCTACCCATTTGGTGTCACAGCTCATACCAAACATTGATTATGACGTTCCCATTGAGGACACGCCGTTGTTGGTTGCGCAGCTTACGAGGTTCCCCTGTGGTGGCGTTACCATTGGAGCGGCTTTGTGTCGAGGGGCCATCGACGGAATCGCAACCATGCGGTTCATGAACACCTGGGCCAAGTTGGCTCGGGGAGAGAACATTGAAAGGGCACCGTGCCATGACCGAAATGTTTTGAATTCGTACAAGGCTCATTCGGGGTTGCACGATCATTCGGAGTTTCACCCTCCTCCTCCTTGGTTAGGTCCATTGGAGAAAGACACCAAGGTGGCGGTTGCAATAGTGAAGCTGACGGGTGAACAAGTGAAGAAGCTCAAGCACAAGGGGAATTCTGGTTCTAGTTCACAACGTTATTCAACTTTTGAGGTTATTTCAGGGCACTTGTGGAGATGTGTGAGTAAAGCACGTTATGCAGGGAAAAGGGAGCAACCTACGAGGTTGACCACTTTGGTTAATTGTAGGCACCGAATGAAGCCACCTCTTCCAGAAGATTACGCAGGGAACACAGCATTTCCTACAATGACAGCATGCTCTTTTGGTGAAATCATGGAGAGGCCATTGAGTTATGCGGTTGGGAATGTGAGGGCGGCGATTGAAAGAGTGACGGGGGAGTTTGTGGAGTCTGCACTTGATTACATAGATAAGGAGAAAGACATGAATTTGATTAGGTACAATTTTCACTACCCTGCCCCAAGTGTTCATAAGGGAGCATACAAGGGGAACCCTAATCTTTTTGTTGTGAGTTGGATGAATTTCTCTTTCAAGGATGCGGATTTTGGATGGGGAGAACCTGTGTATTTTGGCCCTGGATACATGGATTCTGAAGGAAAAGCGTTTCTTTTGAATGACGCTAATGGGGATGGGATCATTGTGGCCATCTCCCTCCAAGCATCTCACATGGATGCTTTCAAGAGATTTTTTTATCGTGATATCGAGCAGGAATCTCTCATTTCCAAACTGTGA